In the Leptospira sp. WS4.C2 genome, one interval contains:
- a CDS encoding MotA/TolQ/ExbB proton channel family protein, with product MFFPFAKSDSIISSVPPQTIPILIIFVSIVGFTIIVERLVYYWKLKAIPQDHFRRVRELAREQKWDEAKDVLGQDVQSPAAVLLRMAFDLKRRGIQFWEEDIRQEGFRQIFLMERYLTGLGTIATIAPLLGVLGTVIGIVRSFAEGAGTQGAEVGISEALITTAMGLGIAIPAYIFYNLFSRMKEERITEMENVTDLVLPHLNK from the coding sequence ATGTTTTTTCCTTTCGCTAAATCAGATTCAATCATTTCCTCGGTTCCTCCGCAAACCATTCCCATCTTAATCATCTTTGTATCCATCGTTGGTTTTACCATCATCGTGGAACGACTTGTTTATTACTGGAAACTAAAAGCCATCCCTCAAGACCATTTCCGACGAGTTCGGGAGTTGGCTCGTGAACAAAAATGGGATGAAGCAAAAGATGTTCTGGGTCAAGACGTTCAGTCACCGGCAGCAGTTCTCCTTCGTATGGCATTTGATCTCAAACGACGTGGAATTCAGTTCTGGGAAGAAGACATCCGACAAGAAGGCTTCCGACAAATCTTTCTTATGGAACGTTATTTGACTGGTCTCGGAACCATTGCCACCATTGCTCCTTTACTCGGAGTTCTAGGGACGGTGATCGGAATTGTTCGTTCCTTTGCCGAAGGTGCAGGGACACAAGGAGCCGAAGTAGGAATTTCTGAAGCATTGATTACTACTGCGATGGGTCTTGGAATCGCCATCCCAGCTTACATTTTTTATAATCTTTTTTCTCGGATGAAAGAGGAAAGAATTACAGAAATGGAAAACGTAACTGATTTGGTGTTACCACACCTGAACAAATAA
- a CDS encoding ATP-dependent helicase codes for MELVGLNSEQKKAVEAVEGPLLILAGAGSGKTRVITYRIANLILNHKVYPNQILAVTFTNKAAEEMRIRCRSLLPEGNSEPFVRTFHSLCLYLLRREGKVLGLGNNFTVYDSDMQESLIKEILKSKDMDTKEFRPSSLANTFSGAKDSFMTAEDYAKKKADDSYTKTIASVFLEYEKRKDLRNALDFGDLILKTVILFRDFPIILEKYQRLWKYIMVDEYQDTNKIQYHLVQSLSSMHKNLCVVGDDDQSIYSWRGADISNILNFKKDYPDAVVVKLEENYRSTKTIIETAAALISNNKQRTNKTLRTENPMGDKIKLTSYQNELEEAEGIVQKIQSGVRKGQKYSNFAIFYRTNSQSRYFEEALRKKAIPYKIFGGFRFFDRKEVKDLIAYLSVVVNPVDSTSLLRIINSPPRGIGDTTVNRLLSYSVNEGLSLFECLGKPVPEIKKGTLQKLSSLYRMFDSAMEDLGKKTPSEIAYDVLEHSGYREFLENEGTEDSFSRLSNLNEFVNALKEFEENNPEATLEEYLGNISLITSEENTKDLPDYVILMTVHNAKGLEFHHVFMAGMEEGTFPHFLSIDSADGLEEERRLAYVAITRARKNLEISFSRFTRKFGEIEARLPSQFLEELPSEFVEGEFTENRYGVRRPEFTPRAERFQKSEEKFETVLAKTGDGDFQVGTKVRHKVYGEGRILTISGSGDNRKVEVRFGSHLDKKFLLAYTPLEIIS; via the coding sequence GTGGAGTTAGTTGGACTTAATTCCGAACAGAAAAAAGCTGTTGAAGCGGTAGAAGGCCCTCTGCTCATTTTGGCTGGGGCGGGGTCCGGTAAAACCCGCGTGATTACTTACCGCATTGCCAATCTCATCTTAAATCATAAAGTTTATCCGAACCAAATTTTAGCTGTTACCTTTACCAACAAAGCAGCAGAAGAAATGCGAATCCGCTGTCGGAGTTTATTACCAGAAGGGAATAGTGAACCTTTCGTTCGGACATTCCACTCCCTTTGTCTGTATTTGTTACGTCGCGAGGGTAAGGTTTTGGGACTCGGGAATAATTTCACTGTTTATGACAGTGATATGCAAGAGTCCCTCATTAAAGAAATTCTAAAATCCAAAGATATGGATACAAAAGAATTTAGGCCCTCAAGTCTTGCCAATACATTCTCCGGTGCAAAAGATTCGTTTATGACTGCTGAGGATTATGCCAAAAAAAAAGCAGATGACTCTTATACTAAAACCATTGCTTCCGTTTTTTTAGAATATGAAAAAAGAAAAGACCTAAGAAATGCTTTGGATTTCGGAGATTTGATTTTAAAAACAGTTATATTATTTCGAGATTTTCCAATCATTTTGGAAAAATACCAAAGGCTTTGGAAATACATCATGGTCGATGAGTACCAAGATACAAATAAAATCCAATACCACTTAGTTCAATCTCTATCTTCGATGCACAAAAATCTTTGTGTTGTAGGAGATGATGACCAGTCCATTTATTCATGGCGTGGTGCAGATATTTCTAATATTCTAAATTTCAAAAAAGATTATCCTGATGCGGTAGTTGTTAAATTGGAAGAAAACTATCGTTCTACGAAAACCATCATTGAAACTGCCGCAGCTCTCATTTCTAATAACAAACAAAGGACAAATAAAACCCTTCGGACAGAAAATCCAATGGGTGATAAAATCAAACTCACTTCTTACCAAAACGAATTGGAAGAAGCGGAAGGGATTGTTCAAAAAATCCAATCGGGAGTGAGAAAGGGACAAAAGTATTCTAACTTTGCAATTTTTTACAGAACCAATTCACAGTCTCGATACTTTGAAGAAGCTTTGAGAAAAAAAGCCATTCCCTATAAAATTTTTGGTGGTTTTCGGTTCTTTGATAGAAAAGAGGTAAAGGACTTAATTGCCTACCTTTCGGTTGTTGTGAATCCTGTAGATTCCACTTCTCTTTTGCGTATCATTAACTCACCTCCGCGGGGAATTGGAGATACCACAGTGAATCGATTGTTATCCTATTCCGTAAACGAAGGGTTGTCTTTGTTTGAATGTCTAGGAAAGCCGGTGCCCGAAATCAAAAAGGGAACCTTACAAAAGTTATCTTCTTTGTATCGAATGTTCGATTCGGCAATGGAAGATCTAGGTAAAAAAACTCCATCGGAAATTGCTTATGATGTCTTAGAACACTCTGGATATAGAGAATTTTTAGAAAATGAAGGTACAGAAGATTCCTTCTCGCGACTTTCCAACTTAAATGAATTTGTAAATGCCCTTAAAGAATTTGAGGAAAATAATCCCGAGGCAACCCTCGAAGAGTATCTTGGTAATATATCTTTAATTACCAGTGAAGAAAATACAAAAGATTTACCAGACTATGTAATCCTCATGACTGTCCATAATGCCAAGGGTTTGGAATTCCATCATGTATTTATGGCGGGAATGGAAGAGGGAACCTTCCCTCATTTCCTTTCAATTGATTCTGCCGATGGTTTGGAAGAGGAGCGAAGGCTTGCTTACGTTGCGATCACTCGTGCTCGTAAGAATTTAGAGATTAGTTTTTCAAGGTTTACCCGTAAGTTTGGAGAAATCGAAGCCCGACTTCCCTCTCAGTTTTTAGAAGAACTTCCGAGTGAATTTGTAGAAGGTGAATTTACAGAAAACCGGTATGGAGTAAGAAGACCCGAATTTACACCGAGAGCCGAAAGGTTTCAAAAATCAGAAGAAAAGTTTGAAACGGTTCTCGCAAAAACAGGGGATGGGGACTTTCAAGTGGGAACTAAGGTACGCCACAAAGTTTACGGAGAAGGTCGTATTTTAACAATTTCAGGATCAGGAGATAATCGCAAGGTCGAAGTGCGATTTGGCTCCCATTTGGATAAAAAATTCTTATTGGCATATACACCATTAGAGATAATTTCATGA
- the recN gene encoding DNA repair protein RecN — MITHLKIKDFALFESLELSLSDGLTVFTGESGAGKSLIFDALASLFGGRCSTANIRQGKERYSLQAVLSLTGQNLAKDYLMEQGFRYTGDEIVITKELMKDGKARVKIGESLASTTHLRELGKTMAEIHCQNEQLFLLEKSNQLEFLDRYGNLESLKFKFKSALQQYRHWKQKLSDFEETRRTMQKRKEILEYEIEEIESISPKEGEDESLSTEESLLANGEKLAENYRLVLEELTEKENSILKVFPTLIHAIQKVSILIPEKKEMLEEWEEVYDRLKSLKSVIREEEEELFFSPERLDMVQSRLQEIKKLKKKYNVSLTEINLLLEEKKSELERWNEQAGDEDFLRIKKDQCLTEMKELGFQLSKLRRNVISQFEEDVQKEMADLGLEGGKLQVVLRWEENPEGEVEEGSKSYFLSESGLDQIEFYFSANPGEKPRPLRKVASGGELSRVMLALRSVLGKQAPSPQMLVLDEVDTGLGGEAAEAMATKLKKLARNSQILLITHTQQVAASGDHQIKIEKRQEGGRTVSFASILDFEERKRELARMIGGKQLTSAVLKAATDLLMKKAG; from the coding sequence ATGATTACACATTTAAAAATTAAAGATTTTGCACTCTTCGAATCCTTAGAACTTTCCCTTTCGGATGGTCTCACTGTCTTTACCGGCGAGTCTGGTGCTGGAAAATCCTTAATTTTCGATGCATTGGCATCCTTGTTTGGAGGGCGGTGTTCTACGGCTAATATCCGCCAAGGAAAAGAGAGGTATTCTTTACAGGCGGTCCTTTCTCTTACAGGTCAAAACTTAGCTAAAGATTATTTAATGGAACAAGGCTTTCGTTATACTGGTGATGAAATTGTCATCACCAAAGAACTGATGAAAGATGGAAAGGCACGGGTGAAAATTGGAGAAAGTTTGGCTTCCACCACACATTTACGAGAACTTGGAAAAACAATGGCAGAGATTCACTGCCAAAATGAGCAGCTATTCCTACTCGAAAAATCCAACCAATTAGAATTTTTAGACCGTTATGGCAATTTGGAATCCTTAAAGTTCAAATTCAAATCGGCATTACAACAGTATAGGCATTGGAAACAAAAACTTTCTGATTTTGAAGAAACAAGACGTACCATGCAGAAACGAAAAGAGATCCTAGAATATGAAATTGAAGAGATTGAATCCATTTCTCCAAAAGAAGGAGAAGACGAAAGTTTATCCACTGAAGAATCGCTTTTGGCCAATGGGGAAAAACTAGCAGAGAACTACCGTTTGGTGTTAGAGGAATTGACCGAAAAAGAAAATTCAATTCTCAAAGTGTTTCCAACTCTCATCCATGCCATTCAAAAAGTATCCATTTTAATTCCAGAAAAAAAGGAAATGTTAGAAGAATGGGAAGAAGTTTATGACAGGTTAAAATCTCTCAAATCCGTCATCAGGGAGGAAGAGGAGGAACTCTTCTTTAGCCCAGAGCGATTGGATATGGTTCAATCCAGACTCCAGGAGATTAAAAAACTAAAGAAAAAATACAATGTGAGTTTGACTGAGATCAATCTTTTACTCGAAGAAAAAAAATCCGAACTCGAACGTTGGAACGAACAAGCAGGAGATGAGGACTTTTTACGAATTAAAAAAGACCAATGCCTAACAGAGATGAAAGAACTCGGGTTCCAACTCTCCAAGTTACGCCGCAATGTGATCTCTCAGTTTGAAGAGGATGTCCAAAAAGAAATGGCCGATTTAGGACTAGAAGGTGGAAAACTCCAAGTGGTTCTTCGTTGGGAAGAGAATCCAGAAGGGGAAGTGGAAGAAGGATCCAAATCCTATTTTCTTTCGGAATCTGGTCTTGACCAAATTGAATTCTATTTCAGTGCCAATCCGGGAGAAAAGCCTCGTCCGCTTCGAAAGGTAGCTTCCGGTGGAGAATTATCGCGGGTGATGCTCGCACTTCGGAGTGTCCTTGGAAAACAGGCTCCCTCTCCTCAAATGTTGGTTTTAGATGAGGTGGATACTGGCCTTGGGGGCGAAGCAGCGGAAGCAATGGCAACAAAGCTTAAAAAGCTAGCACGTAACTCACAAATCCTTCTGATTACGCATACGCAGCAGGTGGCTGCCTCAGGTGACCACCAGATTAAGATCGAAAAACGACAGGAAGGTGGCAGGACTGTGTCCTTTGCTTCGATTCTCGATTTTGAGGAAAGGAAAAGGGAGCTTGCTCGGATGATTGGCGGCAAACAACTGACCTCTGCAGTACTAAAAGCAGCCACAGATCTCCTTATGAAAAAAGCAGGGTAG
- a CDS encoding outer membrane protein assembly factor: MNIRKKIKFLSLFVLSLLLLVSAEWVSLWSNRTVYLDKIITKVEFKGNINTSSDDILDLMDMRPGMQLSQGLLNADMRALFVSGFFYHIDIQGEADGDGVKILVVVKERPRVKDIDFIGADEVFPSDLRDKIPLKENEVITPKKVTLSKEVILKKYRDEGFFLAYVRFETEPVNPETNTVKVKFIIDEGEEIPVSKVNIFGNSEIDTYDIQGIMDLKESGIIESGVFKESAFESDKQKISAYLKSRGYVDAELSNEGTNWEIRWENPKKKDKRVVIVNFKIIEGEQYFYNGYSTSHDMTIAPNGMPQFLNKENNPIGTPKEEWAPVYPVKYLEDQFEFAPADVGEVFDETKFQKDRASINEAYSAKGYLFAQVIPRRKVIELSDASLSRYENCDKRGSTEASVDCTEEYNRLNVAKLRKVYDDEPKLRGKKFIHVDFTIRENNLAFIENIIIKGNKKTQDRVIRRELLFKPGDLFNSTLVNRSRERIFNLGYFKEVNFNMRPGSDETKMNLIIELVEQPTGTVSMGGGYGTITGFSIFTQLGENNLNGSGQQITGRVEFGPIRRYLQISWTEPWFMDKPWSLTLSAFYSSRTLFVGATSITENNNQGIKEVASYERSGVGVSAGLGHRFLINWTHFHRYSPSFFASTRPTSLVSDQVLAEVDRGWQFRSQLTNGIAYDSRDNVFNSTQGFNLIFSVDNVGQFLGGESHFDQFSPILEYYHTWFDYTFFGLIRKNALRRWRVVQQFRTSSVFTFERTPKYKAQDKERIPYIQVQDRLFLGGYESLRGWFFDDKYYPDEWKDGASSRVLFTSELRFPIEPSLLWFVVFFDGGAMYEQINRAVGERKEFFKNYDSLVRAQRVSEPVETYLYENYNSYGQKLPESPLIVNDPGNLVLSSKNLSMQNFRFSWGFGLRIQIPVLPLRLYFAQRIRYTGVDDRPFGLYPDNNSFQFVFGIGDMRF; this comes from the coding sequence TTGAATATTCGAAAAAAAATAAAGTTTTTAAGTCTTTTTGTTTTATCTCTCCTATTACTAGTTTCGGCAGAGTGGGTTTCCCTTTGGTCGAATCGAACTGTATACCTAGATAAAATCATTACTAAGGTTGAGTTTAAGGGGAACATTAATACTTCCTCTGATGATATTTTAGATTTAATGGACATGCGTCCAGGGATGCAGCTGTCTCAAGGTTTGTTAAATGCAGATATGCGTGCTCTATTTGTTTCCGGATTCTTTTATCATATTGATATCCAAGGCGAAGCGGATGGAGACGGTGTTAAAATCCTCGTGGTTGTTAAAGAAAGACCACGTGTGAAGGATATTGATTTTATTGGGGCCGATGAGGTATTCCCTTCTGACTTACGCGATAAAATTCCCTTAAAAGAAAATGAAGTGATCACTCCCAAGAAAGTCACTCTGTCGAAGGAAGTGATTTTAAAGAAGTATAGGGACGAAGGATTTTTTCTCGCTTACGTTCGATTTGAAACGGAACCCGTGAATCCAGAGACCAATACGGTTAAAGTAAAATTCATTATTGATGAAGGGGAAGAGATTCCTGTAAGTAAAGTCAATATTTTTGGAAATAGCGAAATAGATACTTATGATATTCAGGGTATTATGGATCTCAAAGAAAGTGGGATTATTGAATCAGGTGTATTTAAGGAATCTGCTTTTGAATCTGATAAACAGAAAATTTCTGCCTATTTGAAATCCAGAGGTTATGTTGACGCAGAATTAAGTAACGAAGGAACCAATTGGGAAATACGTTGGGAAAACCCAAAAAAGAAAGATAAACGAGTAGTTATCGTTAATTTTAAGATCATCGAAGGTGAACAATATTTTTATAATGGATATTCCACTAGTCATGATATGACCATTGCTCCCAATGGGATGCCACAGTTTTTGAATAAAGAGAATAACCCAATTGGAACACCAAAAGAAGAATGGGCACCTGTTTATCCTGTTAAGTACTTAGAAGACCAATTTGAGTTTGCACCCGCCGATGTGGGTGAAGTTTTTGATGAAACAAAATTCCAAAAGGACAGGGCTTCCATCAATGAAGCTTATTCTGCAAAAGGTTATTTATTTGCCCAGGTAATTCCTCGTAGGAAAGTGATTGAGCTAAGTGACGCATCCTTATCACGTTACGAGAATTGTGACAAAAGGGGCAGCACTGAAGCAAGTGTCGATTGTACAGAAGAATACAATCGCCTAAACGTTGCTAAACTAAGAAAAGTTTATGACGACGAGCCTAAGTTAAGAGGAAAAAAGTTCATTCACGTAGATTTTACGATTCGTGAAAATAACTTGGCTTTTATTGAAAATATTATTATCAAAGGAAATAAAAAGACGCAAGACCGAGTGATTCGTAGGGAACTTCTTTTTAAACCCGGCGATCTTTTTAACTCCACTCTCGTAAACCGTTCTAGGGAACGTATTTTTAACTTAGGTTACTTTAAAGAAGTAAACTTTAATATGAGGCCGGGTTCTGATGAAACTAAAATGAACCTAATCATTGAACTTGTGGAACAACCAACAGGAACGGTCTCCATGGGGGGAGGATACGGAACGATTACCGGATTTTCCATTTTTACCCAGTTAGGTGAAAATAACTTAAATGGATCGGGTCAACAAATCACAGGTCGTGTGGAATTTGGACCTATCCGCCGTTATTTGCAAATCTCCTGGACAGAACCATGGTTTATGGACAAACCTTGGTCACTTACGCTTTCTGCTTTTTATTCTTCGCGGACCTTGTTTGTGGGGGCCACTTCCATTACGGAAAACAACAACCAAGGGATTAAGGAAGTCGCTTCCTATGAACGTTCCGGGGTCGGTGTGAGTGCGGGGCTTGGCCACAGGTTTCTAATCAACTGGACGCATTTTCATCGTTATTCGCCTTCATTTTTTGCATCGACTCGGCCAACGTCCCTTGTATCTGACCAGGTACTTGCCGAAGTGGATCGTGGTTGGCAATTCCGTTCGCAACTTACGAATGGTATCGCCTATGATAGCAGGGATAACGTATTCAATTCCACCCAAGGTTTTAATTTAATTTTCTCTGTGGACAATGTGGGCCAGTTCCTAGGGGGAGAGTCCCATTTTGACCAATTCAGTCCTATTTTGGAATATTATCATACTTGGTTCGATTATACATTTTTTGGACTCATTCGCAAAAACGCGCTTAGGCGATGGCGGGTGGTTCAACAGTTCAGGACCTCATCAGTTTTTACTTTTGAGAGGACACCGAAATACAAAGCGCAAGATAAGGAAAGGATCCCTTATATCCAAGTGCAAGACCGGTTGTTCCTTGGAGGATATGAATCTCTCCGTGGTTGGTTTTTTGATGATAAATACTACCCGGATGAATGGAAAGATGGGGCGTCTAGTAGGGTATTGTTTACGTCTGAACTTAGGTTTCCCATCGAACCATCGTTACTCTGGTTCGTTGTATTCTTTGATGGTGGTGCCATGTATGAACAAATCAACAGAGCGGTTGGAGAGAGAAAAGAGTTCTTTAAGAACTACGATTCTTTAGTAAGAGCGCAACGTGTCTCAGAACCTGTGGAAACCTACTTGTATGAAAATTATAATTCCTATGGCCAAAAACTTCCAGAATCACCACTGATTGTCAATGACCCCGGAAATTTAGTGCTTTCGAGCAAAAACCTATCAATGCAAAACTTCAGGTTTTCTTGGGGTTTTGGTCTTCGGATACAGATTCCTGTTTTGCCGCTTCGTTTGTATTTTGCGCAGAGGATTCGTTATACGGGAGTGGATGATAGACCTTTCGGACTCTATCCAGATAATAACAGCTTTCAATTTGTTTTTGGTATTGGGGATATGCGATTCTAG
- a CDS encoding biopolymer transporter ExbD: MKFRKTQKSFNNIELAPLIDVISFIVIYFLMNATLEKNTALKVELPRSSSVAKEKQKDELVITVDKQGKIYLDQSSEPVPLEGLTEKINGFLGPEKERDPKKNKVIIRGDGGASYQVVVKVIDAVNAAGVSRFNLAMVKGTSK; the protein is encoded by the coding sequence ATGAAATTTCGCAAAACGCAAAAATCATTTAATAACATCGAACTTGCTCCTCTTATCGATGTGATATCCTTTATCGTGATTTACTTTTTGATGAATGCAACTTTGGAAAAAAACACTGCATTGAAAGTGGAACTACCCCGTTCGTCCAGTGTTGCCAAAGAAAAGCAAAAAGATGAACTTGTGATCACTGTGGACAAACAAGGAAAAATTTATTTGGATCAAAGTTCGGAACCAGTTCCGTTAGAAGGCCTTACCGAAAAAATCAATGGATTTCTTGGGCCAGAGAAAGAAAGAGACCCTAAAAAAAATAAAGTCATTATTCGTGGAGATGGTGGTGCGTCCTACCAAGTTGTGGTTAAGGTAATCGATGCAGTCAATGCTGCGGGTGTTAGTCGCTTTAACCTTGCAATGGTAAAAGGCACATCTAAGTGA